In a genomic window of Kineococcus mangrovi:
- a CDS encoding CsbD family protein: MSATDKIKNAAQDVSGRAKEAAGGATDDSELRAEGQKDQAAADLKQRGEHVKDAFKG, translated from the coding sequence ATGAGCGCCACCGACAAGATCAAGAACGCCGCCCAGGACGTCTCCGGCCGGGCCAAGGAGGCCGCCGGCGGCGCCACGGACGACAGCGAACTGCGCGCCGAGGGCCAGAAGGACCAGGCGGCCGCCGACCTGAAGCAGCGCGGCGAGCACGTCAAGGACGCCTTCAAGGGCTGA
- a CDS encoding energy-coupling factor transporter transmembrane component T family protein, with the protein MPTTAAQRRGAGPGPVVRHCGPLPLLAVAVLCAAGAFAVRDWWQAAGALAVQALCLPLVVGDVRAAVRRLLPLALAALSVGWSTVLAGDSADPLWTALTAALRLVVLVLPGALLLGWLDAAEVGDHLAQRLRVPGRVVVAVVVALGRLDALVDSWDQVAAARRVRGLGPGRGPAGRVRWAASTSFGLLVDAVRGAGRVSLAMDARGFAGEGAGRRSWALPAPWRRADTVLLLAGTAVAAVPLLLRVGGAFLTSTS; encoded by the coding sequence GTGCCGACCACCGCCGCGCAACGCCGGGGCGCGGGCCCCGGGCCCGTCGTCCGGCACTGCGGCCCGTTGCCCCTGCTGGCCGTCGCCGTGCTGTGCGCCGCCGGTGCCTTCGCCGTCCGGGACTGGTGGCAGGCCGCCGGAGCCCTTGCCGTGCAGGCGCTCTGCCTGCCGCTGGTCGTCGGCGACGTGCGGGCCGCGGTGCGGCGACTGCTGCCGCTCGCCCTGGCGGCGCTGTCCGTGGGCTGGTCCACCGTCCTCGCCGGTGACAGCGCCGATCCCCTGTGGACGGCGCTCACCGCCGCCCTGCGCCTCGTCGTCCTCGTCCTGCCCGGTGCCCTGCTGCTCGGCTGGCTCGACGCCGCCGAGGTCGGCGACCACCTCGCCCAGCGCCTGCGCGTGCCGGGCCGCGTCGTCGTCGCCGTCGTCGTCGCGCTCGGCAGGCTCGACGCCCTCGTCGACTCCTGGGACCAGGTCGCCGCCGCGCGGCGCGTGCGCGGTCTGGGCCCCGGGCGCGGTCCCGCCGGCCGGGTCCGCTGGGCCGCCTCCACGTCCTTCGGCCTGCTCGTCGACGCCGTGCGCGGCGCGGGCCGCGTCTCGCTGGCGATGGACGCGCGCGGGTTCGCCGGTGAGGGCGCCGGCCGGCGCAGCTGGGCCCTGCCCGCCCCGTGGCGGCGGGCCGACACCGTCCTGCTGCTGGCCGGGACCGCCGTCGCGGCGGTGCCGCTGCTGCTGCGGGTGGGGGGTGCGTTCCTCACGTCCACGAGCTGA
- the dcd gene encoding dCTP deaminase has translation MLLSDRDIRAQLDSGRVALDPYEPSMVQPSSVDVRLDRFFRLFDNHKYSVIDPAQEQPELTRLVETAPDEAFILHPGEFVLGSTFEVVSLPDDISARLEGKSSLGRLGLLTHSTAGFIDAGFSGHVTLELSNVATLPITLWPGMKIGQLCFFRLSSPAEQPYGSGAAGSRYQGQRGPTPSRSAQGFHRTAV, from the coding sequence GTGCTGCTCTCCGACCGCGACATCCGCGCCCAGCTGGACTCCGGGCGGGTCGCCCTGGACCCGTACGAGCCGTCGATGGTCCAGCCGAGCAGCGTCGACGTGCGGCTGGACCGCTTCTTCCGGCTCTTCGACAACCACAAGTACTCGGTCATCGACCCCGCGCAGGAGCAGCCCGAGCTCACCCGGCTGGTCGAGACCGCGCCCGACGAGGCGTTCATCCTGCACCCGGGCGAGTTCGTCCTCGGCTCCACGTTCGAGGTCGTCTCCCTGCCCGACGACATCTCCGCGCGGCTGGAGGGCAAGAGCAGCCTGGGTCGTCTCGGTCTGCTGACCCACTCGACGGCGGGGTTCATCGACGCCGGCTTCTCCGGCCACGTGACGCTGGAGCTGTCGAACGTCGCCACGCTGCCCATCACGCTGTGGCCGGGCATGAAGATCGGCCAGCTCTGCTTCTTCCGGCTGTCCTCCCCCGCCGAGCAGCCCTACGGCAGCGGCGCGGCGGGGTCGCGGTACCAGGGCCAGCGCGGCCCGACGCCGAGCCGCTCGGCGCAGGGGTTCCACCGCACCGCGGTCTGA
- a CDS encoding DUF4235 domain-containing protein, which translates to MSSIVWKFAGPGAGILATAVARRVTKKVWVAVTKSPPPENPEDPDVAWREAVVWALASGAVIGITRLLVERQAAVWYRNSFGELPPGLGPGTDGEVEKYS; encoded by the coding sequence ATGAGCTCGATCGTCTGGAAGTTCGCCGGGCCCGGCGCCGGCATCCTCGCGACCGCGGTCGCGAGGCGCGTCACGAAGAAGGTCTGGGTCGCGGTGACGAAGTCGCCGCCGCCGGAGAACCCCGAGGACCCGGACGTGGCGTGGCGCGAGGCGGTGGTGTGGGCGCTGGCCTCCGGCGCCGTCATCGGCATCACGCGGCTGCTGGTGGAGCGGCAGGCGGCGGTCTGGTACCGCAACAGCTTCGGCGAACTGCCCCCCGGTCTCGGCCCGGGCACCGACGGCGAGGTCGAGAAGTACTCCTGA
- a CDS encoding ATP-binding cassette domain-containing protein produces MPDLALRGLTVTTPAGRTLVRDVDLDVATGERVLLAGPSGAGKSTVLRALAGLLEEDVEARGDVRLDGREALAGEVGLLVQDPLDALVAETAGRDTAFGPENAGLDRPGTWRRVARAHAAARYPAGRDREVRTLSGGERQRLALAGTLAADPAVLLLDEPTSMLDAPTAAAVRAAVLDAAGRDRGLLVVDHDVAGWAPHVDRVVVLGAGGDVVHDGPAAAAGRSPTGTGDLWWPGVAAPTPLDVPAGLLTPALDPGGGDVLHGEGLGLVRTRRGLRPRPPATVLSGVDVALPTGALTPVTGDSGAGKSSLLALLAGLAAPTSGRLLAAPALAGRRGRRAPHTWTSRELAARAGWVPQFPEHTFVAATVRAEVAVTAIVLGRDTGRGEALLELLGLSGLADAHPFRLSGGEQRRLALAGALAAGPALVVADEPTVGQDRGTWAVVAGLLAAAVRDGAAVAVGTHDGPLLGALGPRAGTAVRLHRGVPAEVAA; encoded by the coding sequence GTGCCCGACCTCGCGCTGCGCGGGCTGACCGTCACCACCCCCGCCGGCCGCACGCTGGTCCGCGACGTCGACCTCGACGTCGCGACCGGCGAGCGGGTCCTGCTCGCCGGGCCCAGCGGCGCGGGCAAGTCGACCGTGCTGCGGGCCCTGGCCGGGCTGCTCGAAGAGGACGTCGAGGCCCGCGGCGACGTCCGCCTCGACGGCCGGGAGGCGCTCGCGGGGGAGGTCGGGCTGCTCGTGCAGGACCCCCTCGACGCCCTCGTGGCCGAGACCGCGGGCCGGGACACCGCGTTCGGCCCGGAGAACGCCGGCCTGGACCGGCCCGGCACCTGGCGGCGGGTGGCCCGCGCGCACGCGGCCGCCCGGTACCCCGCCGGCCGCGACCGGGAGGTGCGGACGCTGTCGGGCGGTGAGCGCCAGCGGCTCGCCCTGGCCGGGACGCTGGCCGCCGACCCGGCCGTCCTGCTCCTGGACGAACCGACCTCCATGCTCGATGCGCCCACCGCGGCCGCCGTGCGCGCGGCCGTCCTGGACGCGGCCGGCCGGGACCGCGGCCTCCTCGTCGTCGACCACGACGTCGCCGGCTGGGCCCCCCACGTCGACCGGGTCGTCGTCCTCGGTGCCGGTGGCGACGTCGTGCACGACGGGCCGGCCGCCGCCGCGGGGCGGTCCCCCACCGGGACGGGCGACCTGTGGTGGCCCGGGGTCGCGGCCCCCACCCCGCTCGACGTCCCGGCCGGGCTGCTCACCCCCGCCCTGGACCCGGGGGGCGGGGACGTCCTGCACGGGGAGGGCCTGGGGCTCGTGCGCACCCGCCGCGGCCTGCGACCCCGGCCACCGGCCACCGTCCTGAGCGGGGTGGACGTCGCCCTCCCGACCGGTGCGCTCACCCCCGTCACCGGCGACAGCGGGGCAGGCAAGTCGAGCCTGCTCGCCCTCCTGGCCGGTCTGGCCGCCCCCACGTCGGGGCGGTTGCTCGCCGCGCCGGCGCTCGCGGGCCGACGCGGGCGGCGGGCCCCGCACACCTGGACGTCCCGGGAGCTGGCCGCCCGGGCGGGCTGGGTCCCGCAGTTCCCCGAGCACACCTTCGTCGCCGCGACCGTGCGGGCCGAGGTCGCCGTCACCGCCATCGTCCTGGGCCGCGACACCGGCCGCGGGGAGGCGCTGCTGGAGCTGCTGGGCCTGTCCGGCCTCGCCGACGCCCACCCCTTCCGGCTGTCCGGCGGGGAGCAGCGCCGGCTCGCGCTGGCCGGTGCCCTGGCCGCGGGCCCCGCCCTCGTCGTGGCCGACGAACCGACCGTCGGGCAGGACCGGGGGACCTGGGCGGTCGTGGCCGGGTTGCTGGCCGCGGCGGTGCGGGACGGTGCCGCCGTGGCCGTCGGCACCCACGACGGCCCGCTGCTCGGGGCGCTGGGGCCGCGCGCGGGGACGGCGGTCCGGCTGCACCGCGGCGTCCCCGCGGAGGTGGCCGCGTGA
- a CDS encoding serine hydrolase domain-containing protein, whose protein sequence is MTTTTTRPRRRSLAAALAGAAVLSLGLTSAATAAPGAHQAPPRSAAVQRELDDLVRENGFPGVLAAVRDADGRVTNYTAGVQDLATGDPIHADGRVRIASNTKTFTAVVVLQLVGEGEVSLDAPVETYLPGVVRGPGGDGRSITVRQLLQQTSGLPDYDTVVADVTRGDTALLDIRHTYFEPSQLLQAALAAPAEFAPGTAWQYSNTNYLLAGLLVQRVTGRPIGEQITQRVIDRLGLEDTYWPAAGEQGIRGEHPRGYLAAGEDAPWTDVTETDPSLGWAAGQLVSTPSDLARFQAAVLGADGAEGSDVLAPAQRAELLQTVPAAEFEPEPGWSYGLGLAHRTLSCGVEAWGHGGDIQGYETRNLVTSDGRSVVVAVTALPRTLEDLSDVNAAVEAAVCDGRS, encoded by the coding sequence GTGACCACCACGACGACCCGTCCCCGCCGCCGCTCGCTCGCCGCCGCCCTCGCCGGCGCCGCCGTCCTGTCCCTGGGCCTGACGTCCGCCGCGACCGCTGCGCCCGGGGCCCACCAGGCCCCGCCGCGGTCGGCCGCCGTCCAGCGAGAGCTCGACGACCTCGTCCGCGAGAACGGGTTCCCCGGCGTCCTCGCCGCCGTCCGCGACGCCGACGGCCGCGTGACGAACTACACCGCCGGCGTGCAGGACCTCGCCACGGGCGACCCGATCCACGCCGACGGCCGCGTCCGCATCGCCTCCAACACCAAGACCTTCACCGCGGTCGTGGTCCTGCAGCTCGTCGGGGAGGGGGAGGTCTCCCTCGACGCGCCCGTCGAGACCTACCTGCCCGGCGTCGTCCGCGGTCCCGGCGGCGACGGCCGGTCGATCACCGTCCGCCAGCTGCTGCAGCAGACCAGCGGCCTGCCCGACTACGACACCGTCGTCGCCGACGTGACCCGGGGCGACACCGCGCTGCTCGACATCCGGCACACCTACTTCGAGCCGTCCCAGCTCCTGCAGGCCGCGTTGGCCGCCCCGGCGGAGTTCGCGCCGGGCACGGCGTGGCAGTACAGCAACACGAACTACCTGCTGGCCGGGCTGCTCGTGCAGCGGGTCACGGGGCGGCCGATCGGGGAGCAGATCACGCAGCGCGTCATCGACCGGCTCGGGCTGGAGGACACCTACTGGCCCGCGGCCGGGGAGCAGGGGATCCGCGGCGAGCACCCCCGGGGGTACCTCGCGGCCGGGGAGGACGCGCCGTGGACCGACGTCACCGAGACCGACCCCTCCCTGGGCTGGGCCGCCGGTCAGCTCGTCTCCACCCCCTCCGACCTGGCGCGGTTCCAGGCCGCCGTCCTGGGTGCGGACGGCGCCGAGGGTTCCGACGTCCTCGCCCCCGCGCAGCGGGCCGAACTGCTGCAGACCGTGCCGGCCGCGGAGTTCGAACCCGAACCGGGCTGGAGCTACGGGCTGGGCCTGGCGCACCGCACGCTGAGCTGCGGGGTCGAGGCGTGGGGGCACGGCGGTGACATCCAGGGCTACGAGACGCGCAACCTCGTGACGTCCGACGGCCGGTCCGTCGTGGTCGCGGTGACGGCGCTGCCGCGGACGCTGGAGGACCTCTCGGACGTCAACGCGGCCGTGGAGGCCGCCGTCTGCGACGGCCGGTCGTGA
- a CDS encoding ECF transporter S component has product MSTTLNRSRAAHRWRTVDLLTAAVLGVAFGVVFWGWGILYTSLTPLFAAVPFVQSILSGVWLLPAVVAALVVRRPGAALLAEMTAASVEALMGSHWSTGVLVSGAIQGIGVELAVALFAWRRFGPAVAVLAGVLAAVLEGVYELFAYYAGAWTLGFQVLYVACFAVSGALVAGLGGWALVRSLARTGALSAFPAGREHRG; this is encoded by the coding sequence GTGAGCACCACGCTCAACCGTTCGCGCGCCGCGCACCGCTGGCGCACCGTCGACCTGCTCACCGCCGCCGTCCTCGGCGTCGCCTTCGGCGTCGTGTTCTGGGGCTGGGGCATCCTCTACACCTCGCTCACCCCGCTGTTCGCCGCCGTCCCGTTCGTGCAGAGCATCCTGTCCGGCGTCTGGCTGCTGCCCGCGGTCGTGGCGGCGCTCGTCGTCCGCCGACCGGGGGCGGCGCTGCTCGCCGAGATGACGGCCGCCTCCGTCGAGGCGCTCATGGGCAGCCACTGGTCCACCGGGGTGCTCGTCTCCGGCGCGATCCAGGGCATCGGGGTGGAGCTGGCGGTGGCGCTGTTCGCCTGGCGCCGGTTCGGCCCCGCCGTCGCCGTGCTCGCCGGCGTGCTCGCCGCCGTCCTGGAGGGCGTGTACGAGCTGTTCGCCTACTACGCCGGCGCCTGGACCCTCGGGTTCCAGGTCCTGTACGTGGCCTGCTTCGCCGTCTCCGGCGCTCTCGTCGCGGGCCTGGGGGGCTGGGCCCTCGTCCGGTCGCTGGCCCGCACCGGTGCCCTCTCGGCGTTCCCCGCCGGGCGCGAGCACCGCGGCTGA
- a CDS encoding TrkH family potassium uptake protein, with amino-acid sequence MLLHPAQVVALGFSLAVAIGTTLLWLPVARRGAGAATFVEALFTAVSALCVTGHVVVDTRAHWSTFGLVVILALAQVGGFGIMTSASLLGVFASRRLGLRSRVLTATESRGLNLGDVRTVLLGVVRASLLVEVVVAVLLTSRLLAGYDRTIGQSVWEGTFLAISSFNNAGFVLRSNSMSDFVADPWMCLPVVGASVIGGLGFPVLLELRKQFRFPQRWSLHTKLTLATTVPLLLIGAVFLTVNEWHNPATLAPLDWWARPLAGLFQASATRSSGFNSIDVSAMNGGSWLVMDVLMFIGGGSASTAGGIKVTTFALLALAVYAEFRGEPTVTVFGRTVADRVVRQALTVALASLGVVVVATLVIVEMTRAPLDAVVFEVISAFATVGLSSGLLVQLPESGQVILALLMFLGRIGPITLGAALALRERTRLYEYPEGRPIIG; translated from the coding sequence GTGCTGCTCCACCCCGCCCAGGTCGTCGCCCTCGGCTTCTCCCTCGCCGTCGCGATCGGGACGACCCTGCTGTGGCTGCCCGTCGCCCGCCGCGGTGCCGGTGCGGCCACCTTCGTCGAGGCCCTCTTCACCGCCGTCAGCGCGCTGTGCGTGACGGGGCACGTCGTCGTGGACACCCGCGCGCACTGGTCCACGTTCGGGCTCGTCGTCATCCTCGCCCTGGCCCAGGTCGGCGGCTTCGGGATCATGACGTCGGCCTCGCTGCTGGGCGTCTTCGCCTCCCGGCGCCTCGGGCTGCGCTCACGGGTGCTGACGGCCACGGAGTCGCGCGGCCTGAACCTCGGCGACGTGCGCACCGTCCTGCTCGGCGTCGTGCGCGCCTCCCTGCTCGTCGAGGTCGTCGTGGCGGTCCTGCTGACCTCGCGGCTGCTCGCCGGCTACGACCGCACCATCGGCCAGTCGGTGTGGGAGGGGACGTTCCTCGCGATCTCGTCCTTCAACAACGCCGGTTTCGTGCTCCGCTCGAACAGCATGAGCGACTTCGTCGCCGACCCCTGGATGTGCCTGCCGGTGGTGGGGGCCTCGGTCATCGGGGGGCTGGGGTTCCCCGTCCTGCTGGAGCTGCGCAAGCAGTTCCGGTTCCCGCAGCGCTGGTCCCTGCACACCAAGCTGACGCTGGCCACGACCGTCCCCCTCCTGCTCATCGGGGCCGTCTTCCTCACCGTCAACGAGTGGCACAACCCGGCGACGCTGGCGCCGCTGGACTGGTGGGCCCGCCCCCTGGCGGGGCTGTTCCAGGCCTCGGCGACCCGCAGCTCGGGGTTCAACTCGATCGACGTCTCGGCCATGAACGGGGGGTCCTGGCTGGTCATGGACGTGCTCATGTTCATCGGCGGCGGCTCGGCCTCGACGGCCGGCGGCATCAAGGTGACGACCTTCGCCCTGCTCGCGCTCGCCGTGTACGCCGAGTTCCGCGGCGAACCCACGGTCACGGTGTTCGGCCGGACGGTGGCCGACCGCGTCGTGCGGCAGGCCCTGACCGTGGCGCTCGCGTCCCTGGGCGTCGTGGTGGTCGCCACGCTGGTCATCGTGGAGATGACCAGGGCCCCCCTGGACGCGGTCGTCTTCGAGGTGATCTCCGCCTTCGCCACGGTCGGGCTCAGCTCGGGGCTGCTGGTGCAGCTCCCGGAGTCGGGACAGGTCATCCTGGCCCTGTTGATGTTCCTCGGCCGCATCGGCCCGATCACGCTCGGCGCCGCCCTGGCGCTGCGCGAACGCACCCGCCTGTACGAGTACCCCGAAGGAAGGCCGATCATTGGGTAG
- a CDS encoding ankyrin repeat domain-containing protein — MGAVPAGPTDEGEERALALAHRVFEHARNGRVRELCGYLDLGVPVNSTDADGDTLLMLASYHGHPRTVLALLERGADPDRTNGRGQTPLAGAVFKGEVEVVAALVAADADPYLGTPNALEAARFFAREDLLELLEVPEPD, encoded by the coding sequence GTGGGTGCCGTCCCCGCGGGCCCCACCGACGAGGGCGAGGAACGCGCGCTCGCCCTGGCGCACCGCGTCTTCGAGCACGCCCGCAACGGGCGCGTCCGCGAGCTGTGCGGCTACCTCGACCTCGGCGTCCCGGTGAACTCGACGGACGCCGACGGCGACACGCTCCTCATGCTCGCCTCCTACCACGGTCACCCGCGCACGGTGCTGGCGCTGCTCGAGCGCGGCGCCGACCCCGACCGCACCAACGGCCGCGGGCAGACGCCGCTGGCCGGTGCCGTCTTCAAGGGCGAGGTGGAGGTCGTCGCCGCGCTGGTGGCCGCCGACGCCGACCCCTACCTCGGCACCCCCAACGCGCTGGAGGCCGCGCGCTTCTTCGCCCGCGAGGACCTCCTGGAGCTGCTCGAGGTCCCCGAACCCGACTGA
- a CDS encoding ATP-binding cassette domain-containing protein: protein MAGRSAPVPDGVGDAAGPVAVPGDRHRSAPAITALGVHVRSGPPFPGDGTVTLLEGVDLDVRPGEVLAVVGRRGAGTSTLLSVLSGRTRPSEGVVRVLGRDPAGGAGDDDLATLPSHAALFDHLTVEETLSLWAGLRSRPGAETGELLDLAGLTGAAHRLVRGLDHGHRQRVQLAVTFAGAAPVVVCDEPVGGAAPGTGAALAALLRRHRAGGGTAVVAGGRPEVLETADGTALLAACDRVGVLRRGRLVVAAPARDVVDRFASHGGVSALVGDAGEASSLAATLPGATFQRVGELTRVDVPDVAPERWWALTAALTTLREVRHHDATLADAVRRATADRRPADVRPPDPRGTP from the coding sequence GTGGCGGGACGCAGCGCACCGGTGCCGGACGGCGTGGGGGACGCCGCCGGGCCGGTCGCGGTGCCGGGGGACCGGCACCGGTCTGCGCCCGCGATCACGGCGCTCGGCGTCCACGTGCGGTCCGGGCCCCCCTTCCCGGGGGACGGGACCGTCACGCTGCTGGAGGGCGTCGACCTCGACGTGCGCCCCGGTGAGGTGCTCGCCGTGGTCGGGCGGCGCGGGGCCGGCACGTCCACGCTGCTGTCCGTCCTGTCGGGCCGCACCCGCCCCAGCGAGGGCGTCGTCCGCGTCCTGGGACGGGACCCGGCCGGCGGGGCCGGCGACGACGACCTGGCGACCCTGCCCTCGCACGCGGCCCTGTTCGACCACCTCACCGTCGAGGAGACGCTGTCGCTGTGGGCCGGTCTGCGCAGCCGGCCGGGGGCCGAGACCGGTGAGCTGCTCGACCTGGCGGGCCTGACCGGGGCCGCGCACCGGCTCGTCCGCGGCCTCGACCACGGCCACCGGCAGCGTGTGCAGCTGGCGGTGACGTTCGCCGGTGCGGCACCGGTCGTCGTGTGCGACGAACCCGTCGGAGGGGCCGCCCCGGGGACGGGGGCCGCGCTGGCCGCCCTCCTGCGCCGGCACCGCGCCGGCGGCGGGACCGCCGTCGTCGCGGGCGGACGACCCGAGGTCCTCGAGACGGCCGACGGGACGGCGCTGCTGGCCGCCTGCGACCGCGTCGGCGTCCTGCGCCGGGGCCGGCTCGTCGTCGCGGCCCCCGCCCGCGACGTCGTGGACCGCTTCGCCTCCCACGGCGGGGTCAGCGCCCTCGTCGGCGACGCCGGTGAGGCCAGCTCCCTCGCCGCCACCCTGCCCGGCGCCACCTTCCAGCGCGTGGGGGAGCTGACCCGCGTCGACGTCCCCGACGTCGCCCCGGAACGGTGGTGGGCGCTGACGGCCGCGCTGACCACCCTGCGGGAGGTGCGGCACCACGACGCCACGCTCGCCGACGCCGTCCGCCGGGCCACCGCCGACCGGCGCCCCGCCGACGTCCGGCCCCCGGACCCCCGGGGAACCCCGTGA
- a CDS encoding EAL and HDOD domain-containing protein, translated as MDAHPPAPPAPADPAPTGDVTTCVSPVRVGRQGIYDTERRLVAYELLFRNHGRASAELAEGAEQDHATSQVISATFGDFGVGQIAGDRLLFINLTRGFFTGALPIPCSPEQVVLELLENVEVDEEVLEGLRRLRARGYRIAIDDFIGEESRLPAVALADYIKIDVEAAGADVERVLDLARAHNPTALVVVERIEDDELFARCLAAGADLFQGYGLQRPVTLEAVSLTPSQLVCLRLVRALTGADAPLREIEQLVASDPALSLRVLKTVSSAAAGTKSGITSLRQAIVLLGRRQLCSWVVLMLLGGVTSVDTEALTMVLARASACARLAPQDADLAYTVGLLSGVASVLGMREDELVDTTGVAQSVRAALVHRRGPAGGALRAVLAYEEDDPFVITDAGHAVYEVSRAYLTALSGAMVTVSSVLDRP; from the coding sequence GTGGACGCGCACCCCCCGGCACCACCCGCACCCGCCGACCCCGCGCCCACCGGGGACGTCACCACCTGCGTCTCCCCCGTGCGCGTGGGCCGTCAGGGCATCTACGACACCGAGCGCCGGCTCGTCGCCTACGAGCTGCTGTTCCGCAACCACGGCCGGGCCAGCGCCGAGCTCGCCGAGGGCGCCGAGCAGGACCACGCGACGTCGCAGGTCATCAGCGCCACCTTCGGGGACTTCGGCGTGGGGCAGATCGCCGGCGACCGGTTGCTGTTCATCAACCTCACGCGGGGGTTCTTCACGGGCGCCCTGCCGATCCCGTGCTCCCCCGAGCAGGTCGTGCTGGAATTGCTGGAGAACGTCGAGGTCGACGAGGAGGTCCTTGAGGGGCTGCGCCGGCTGCGCGCCCGGGGCTACCGCATCGCGATCGACGACTTCATCGGCGAGGAGTCGCGGTTGCCGGCCGTCGCCCTGGCCGACTACATCAAGATCGACGTCGAGGCCGCCGGTGCCGACGTCGAGCGCGTCCTGGACCTGGCGCGCGCGCACAACCCGACGGCCCTCGTCGTCGTCGAGCGCATCGAGGACGACGAGCTCTTCGCCCGGTGCCTGGCGGCGGGAGCGGACCTGTTCCAGGGGTACGGGTTGCAGCGCCCCGTGACGCTGGAGGCCGTCAGCCTGACGCCGTCGCAGCTCGTGTGCCTGCGCCTGGTGCGCGCGCTCACCGGAGCCGACGCGCCGCTGCGCGAGATCGAGCAGCTCGTCGCCTCCGACCCCGCGCTCAGCCTGCGCGTCCTGAAGACCGTCTCGTCGGCCGCGGCGGGGACGAAGTCGGGCATCACCTCGCTGCGGCAGGCGATCGTCCTGCTCGGCCGCCGCCAGCTCTGCTCCTGGGTCGTCCTGATGCTCCTGGGCGGGGTGACGAGCGTGGACACCGAGGCCCTGACGATGGTGCTGGCCCGGGCGTCGGCCTGCGCACGGCTGGCCCCGCAGGACGCCGACCTCGCCTACACGGTGGGTCTGCTGTCCGGGGTCGCGTCGGTGCTGGGCATGCGCGAGGACGAGCTCGTCGACACCACCGGCGTCGCGCAGTCGGTGCGGGCCGCGCTGGTCCACCGCCGGGGACCCGCCGGTGGCGCCCTGCGGGCGGTCCTCGCGTACGAGGAGGACGACCCGTTCGTCATCACGGACGCCGGTCACGCCGTCTACGAGGTCTCCCGCGCTTATCTAACAGCTCTCAGTGGTGCGATGGTCACCGTGAGTTCCGTCCTGGACCGGCCCTGA
- a CDS encoding SDR family oxidoreductase yields MRVLFIGGTGTISSACADLAVRRGIDLTVLNRGSGRRRLPEGVTTLTADGRDPAAVRDAVGDETFDVVVDFVAFTPEHVAADVEQFRGRTGQFVFISSASAYAKPVGHLPITESTPLRNPFWQYSRDKIACEELLTREWRENGFPAVLVRPSHTYDRTMVPLDDGWTAVDRMRRGKPVVVHGDGTSTWVLTHTTDFAQGFVPLLGEPAVTGEAVHITSDEVLTWDGIARRLATAAGVQDPQLVHVPSDVIAREAPDRGPGLLGDKAHSVVFDNSVLKRLVPGFAATTSFAQGAQEIVAHHDAHPDLQVVDPDVDARQDRLVERFG; encoded by the coding sequence GTGCGCGTCCTGTTCATCGGTGGCACCGGAACCATCAGCTCCGCCTGTGCCGACCTCGCCGTCCGGCGGGGGATCGACCTGACCGTCCTCAACCGCGGCTCCGGCCGACGCCGGCTGCCCGAGGGGGTGACGACCCTGACGGCCGACGGCCGCGATCCCGCCGCCGTGCGGGACGCGGTGGGGGACGAGACGTTCGACGTCGTCGTCGACTTCGTGGCGTTCACCCCCGAGCACGTCGCCGCGGACGTCGAGCAGTTCCGCGGGCGCACCGGGCAGTTCGTGTTCATCTCCAGCGCCAGCGCCTACGCGAAACCGGTGGGGCACCTGCCCATCACGGAGTCGACGCCGCTGCGGAACCCGTTCTGGCAGTACTCCAGGGACAAGATCGCCTGCGAGGAGCTGCTCACCCGGGAGTGGCGGGAGAACGGGTTCCCGGCGGTGCTGGTGCGGCCCAGCCACACCTACGACCGCACGATGGTCCCGCTCGACGACGGCTGGACGGCGGTCGACCGGATGCGGCGGGGCAAACCGGTCGTCGTGCACGGGGACGGCACCTCCACGTGGGTCCTGACGCACACCACCGACTTCGCGCAGGGTTTCGTCCCGCTGCTCGGCGAACCGGCCGTGACCGGGGAAGCCGTGCACATCACCTCCGACGAGGTGCTGACGTGGGACGGGATCGCCCGTCGCCTCGCCACGGCGGCCGGCGTCCAGGACCCGCAGCTCGTGCACGTGCCCAGCGACGTCATCGCGCGGGAGGCGCCCGACCGGGGGCCGGGCCTGCTGGGCGACAAGGCGCACTCGGTGGTGTTCGACAACAGCGTGCTCAAGCGGCTGGTCCCGGGTTTCGCGGCGACGACGAGCTTCGCGCAGGGCGCGCAGGAGATCGTCGCCCACCACGACGCCCACCCGGACCTGCAGGTCGTCGACCCCGACGTCGACGCCCGGCAGGACCGGCTCGTGGAGCGGTTCGGCTGA